A region from the Inhella inkyongensis genome encodes:
- the rapZ gene encoding RNase adapter RapZ, with translation MNHELVLVTGMSGGGKSIAMHALEDAGFFCIDNLPPELLMNFLALEEQREPRRVAIAVDVRSKGSLPHLLPLIKQLRSEGHAVRSIFLDANTEALLRRFSETRRPHPLRDVSAEERAHGAADDSRLLLDAIEIERELLAALRVESTVIDTSLLRPAQLRGWVRDLVSVRGGSLTLVFESFAFKHGVPSDADFVFDVRVLPNPYYVHELRALTGRDEPVAQYLDMQPEVSLMRSQIAAFMDQWLPAFAADQRSYLTVAIGCTGGQHRSVYLVEQLTLQFAHRGQVLKRHRELDAR, from the coding sequence ATGAACCACGAACTGGTGCTGGTCACCGGCATGAGCGGCGGCGGCAAGTCCATTGCCATGCACGCGCTGGAAGACGCCGGCTTCTTCTGCATCGACAACCTGCCGCCCGAGCTGCTGATGAACTTCCTGGCCCTGGAAGAGCAGCGCGAGCCGCGCCGGGTGGCGATTGCCGTGGACGTGCGCTCCAAGGGCTCGCTGCCGCACTTGCTGCCCCTGATCAAGCAACTGCGCAGCGAAGGCCATGCGGTGCGCTCGATTTTTCTCGACGCCAATACCGAGGCCCTGCTGCGCCGCTTCAGCGAGACGCGCCGCCCGCATCCGCTGCGCGACGTCAGTGCCGAGGAGCGCGCCCATGGCGCCGCCGACGATTCGCGCCTGCTGCTGGACGCCATCGAGATCGAACGCGAGCTGCTGGCCGCGCTGCGCGTCGAAAGCACGGTGATCGACACCAGCCTGCTGCGCCCGGCCCAGCTGCGCGGCTGGGTGCGAGACCTTGTGAGTGTGCGCGGCGGCTCGCTGACCCTGGTGTTCGAGAGCTTCGCCTTCAAGCACGGCGTGCCCTCGGATGCCGACTTTGTGTTTGATGTGCGCGTGCTGCCCAACCCCTATTACGTGCACGAATTGCGGGCGCTAACCGGTCGCGACGAGCCGGTGGCGCAATACCTCGATATGCAGCCCGAGGTCAGCTTGATGCGCAGCCAGATCGCCGCCTTCATGGACCAATGGCTGCCCGCCTTTGCGGCCGACCAGCGCAGCTATCTCACCGTCGCCATCGGCTGCACCGGCGGCCAGCACCGCTCGGTCTATCTGGTGGAACAGCTCACGCTGCAATTCGCGCACCGTGGTCAGGTGTTGAAGCGCCATCGTGAGCTGGATGCGCGCTAA
- a CDS encoding NAD kinase: protein MSGPRFSHVALVAKHQAPTSGPIVEQIRQFLRSKGLRVSLERQSAASADLSGYPVLDAHEIGQQCDLAVVVGGDGTMLGFAREVAPFGIPLVGINQGRLGFITDIPAEQFREALTPILDGDYETEQRSMLEGAVWREGENIFSGLALNDVVVSRGASAGMVELRIHVGEEFVANIRADGVIVASPTGSTAYALSAGGPLLHPSIAGWLMVPIASHGLSNRPIVLPDTGEVSLEIVAGRDASVNFDMQALTHVQHGDRVTVRRSQHHSLFLHPTGWSYYATLRRKLRWYEGGS, encoded by the coding sequence GCTGGTGGCCAAGCATCAGGCCCCCACCAGCGGCCCCATCGTCGAGCAAATCCGCCAGTTCCTGCGCAGCAAGGGCCTGCGCGTGAGCCTGGAGCGCCAGAGCGCGGCCTCGGCCGATCTGAGCGGCTATCCGGTGCTGGACGCCCACGAGATCGGCCAGCAATGCGACCTCGCCGTGGTGGTGGGCGGTGACGGCACCATGCTGGGCTTTGCCCGCGAGGTGGCGCCGTTTGGCATCCCTTTGGTAGGCATCAACCAGGGGCGCTTGGGCTTCATCACCGACATCCCGGCCGAGCAGTTCCGCGAGGCACTCACCCCCATCCTGGACGGCGACTACGAGACCGAGCAGCGCTCCATGCTCGAAGGCGCGGTCTGGCGCGAGGGCGAGAACATCTTTTCCGGCCTGGCCCTGAACGATGTGGTGGTGAGCCGCGGCGCCAGCGCCGGCATGGTGGAGCTGCGCATCCATGTGGGCGAGGAATTCGTCGCCAACATCCGCGCGGACGGCGTGATCGTGGCCTCACCCACCGGCTCCACTGCCTATGCGCTGAGCGCCGGCGGGCCGCTACTGCACCCCTCCATCGCGGGCTGGCTGATGGTGCCGATTGCCTCGCATGGGCTGTCCAACCGCCCCATCGTGCTGCCCGACACCGGCGAGGTCAGCCTGGAGATCGTGGCCGGCCGCGATGCCAGCGTGAACTTCGACATGCAGGCCCTGACCCATGTGCAGCACGGTGACCGCGTGACCGTGCGCCGCAGCCAGCACCACAGCCTGTTCCTGCACCCGACCGGATGGAGCTATTACGCGACGCTCAGACGCAAGCTCCGCTGGTACGAGGGTGGATCCTGA
- a CDS encoding substrate-binding periplasmic protein, whose amino-acid sequence MRAKSALALALALALALALALALASLQPAGAAEFKLAVIQFEPWGMRNPDPQAKEKLIGVVVDLAREFERRSGHTVHLTLTPYIRVEQELESGETDFAIMAWGDARARYANRGQAFKPPLVFGARFRKGAEVGSYEELRKLSLGTPRGLKVDPRYDIDPEMRKEWVLDYSTGVRMLGAGRSIDGVVGSLSSIDYAAAKQGVMDKFGGTLVLNTTALAVAFSKKSPKIGLEAEVNAVFRAISEEGLDRKIYEKWFYGR is encoded by the coding sequence ATGCGCGCTAAATCTGCCCTGGCCCTGGCCCTGGCCCTGGCCCTGGCACTGGCACTGGCACTGGCACTGGCCTCCCTCCAGCCAGCTGGCGCCGCCGAGTTCAAGCTGGCCGTGATCCAGTTCGAACCCTGGGGCATGCGCAACCCGGACCCGCAGGCCAAAGAGAAGCTGATCGGCGTGGTGGTGGACCTGGCGCGTGAGTTCGAGCGGCGCAGCGGTCACACCGTGCATCTCACGCTGACGCCCTATATCCGCGTCGAGCAGGAGTTGGAGAGCGGCGAGACCGACTTTGCCATCATGGCCTGGGGTGATGCCCGTGCGCGCTATGCCAACAGGGGCCAGGCCTTCAAGCCACCGCTCGTTTTCGGTGCGCGCTTTCGCAAGGGCGCCGAGGTGGGCAGCTACGAGGAGCTGCGCAAGCTGAGCCTGGGCACCCCACGGGGCCTGAAGGTGGACCCGCGCTACGACATCGATCCCGAGATGCGCAAGGAATGGGTGCTGGACTACAGCACCGGTGTGCGCATGCTGGGCGCAGGGCGCAGCATCGATGGGGTGGTGGGCTCACTGTCCTCCATCGATTACGCCGCCGCCAAGCAAGGCGTGATGGACAAGTTTGGCGGCACCCTGGTTCTCAACACCACCGCGCTGGCCGTAGCCTTCTCCAAGAAGTCTCCCAAGATCGGCCTTGAGGCCGAGGTCAATGCGGTTTTCCGCGCCATCAGCGAGGAAGGGCTGGACCGCAAGATCTACGAGAAGTGGTTCTACGGTCGTTGA
- the recN gene encoding DNA repair protein RecN codes for MLRRLTLRDFVIVPTLELEFEAGFAALTGETGAGKSILLDALQLLLGGRGDAGVVREGSARAELSAEFDCPVPARAWLEEAGFASDELLLRRVIDAQGKSRAWINGSPATVAQLGEVGEFLIDIHGQHAWQKLTRPASVRALLDGFAEVESASLARTHAAWRAAQIALQAAQTQQDGLARERERLQWQLDEVGKLAPGEHEWEELNAEHQRLAHAQALIDASQLALGAVSESEDSAETRLHAAAQALREVVAFDADLQSALDALEGAQAQLDDAAHTLRAYLRGAEPDPDRLGQLDERLSSWMQLARRYRRPPAELPALQAQWRQELAALDAQSDLAALQAQVDAARKDFDRVATAASKLRRAQAPKLAKLVTQAMQQLGMAGGRLEIELLAQEQPQSFGLESAELLVAGHASATPRPLAKVASGGELSRIALAIAVCTARAEKAGAPTLIFDEIDAGVGGAVAETVGRLMQQLGRERQVLAVTHLPQVAACADAHWVVSKASSAVGVTSQVRPVRGEDRVQEIARMLGGATRSEAGLAHAQELLEGAAR; via the coding sequence ATGCTTCGTCGCCTGACCCTGCGGGACTTCGTCATCGTCCCGACCCTGGAACTTGAATTCGAGGCCGGCTTTGCCGCGCTGACCGGCGAGACCGGCGCGGGCAAGTCCATCCTGCTCGACGCCCTGCAACTGCTGCTGGGCGGGCGCGGCGACGCCGGTGTGGTGCGCGAGGGCAGTGCGCGCGCCGAGTTGAGCGCCGAATTCGATTGCCCCGTGCCGGCGCGCGCCTGGTTGGAGGAAGCCGGCTTCGCGAGCGACGAGCTGCTGCTGCGCCGCGTGATCGACGCCCAGGGCAAGAGCCGCGCCTGGATCAATGGCAGCCCGGCCACGGTGGCGCAGTTGGGCGAGGTGGGCGAATTCCTGATCGACATCCATGGCCAGCATGCCTGGCAGAAACTGACCCGCCCGGCCAGCGTGCGCGCCCTGCTGGATGGCTTTGCCGAAGTTGAGAGTGCCAGCTTGGCCCGTACCCACGCGGCCTGGCGTGCGGCACAAATCGCCCTGCAGGCCGCGCAGACCCAGCAGGATGGCCTGGCACGCGAGCGCGAACGCCTGCAATGGCAGCTCGACGAGGTTGGCAAGCTGGCGCCTGGCGAGCACGAGTGGGAAGAACTGAACGCCGAGCACCAACGCCTCGCTCATGCCCAGGCCTTGATCGACGCCAGCCAGCTGGCGCTGGGCGCCGTCAGCGAATCCGAGGACAGCGCCGAGACCCGCTTGCACGCTGCCGCCCAAGCCCTGCGCGAGGTGGTGGCGTTTGACGCCGATTTGCAGTCGGCCCTGGACGCGCTGGAAGGTGCACAAGCCCAGCTGGACGATGCCGCCCACACCTTGCGCGCCTATCTGCGCGGGGCCGAGCCTGACCCCGATCGCCTGGGTCAGCTGGACGAGCGCCTTTCCAGCTGGATGCAGTTGGCGCGGCGCTATCGCCGCCCACCGGCTGAGCTGCCCGCCCTGCAAGCCCAGTGGCGGCAGGAACTGGCGGCCCTGGATGCGCAGAGCGATCTGGCCGCCTTGCAGGCCCAGGTGGACGCCGCGCGCAAGGACTTCGACCGCGTGGCCACCGCCGCCAGCAAGCTGCGCCGCGCGCAGGCACCCAAGCTCGCCAAGCTGGTCACGCAGGCCATGCAGCAGCTGGGCATGGCGGGCGGACGGCTGGAGATCGAGCTGCTGGCACAGGAGCAGCCGCAAAGCTTCGGCCTGGAGTCCGCCGAACTGCTGGTGGCCGGCCACGCCAGCGCCACGCCACGGCCACTGGCCAAAGTGGCCTCGGGTGGCGAGCTCTCGCGCATCGCGCTGGCCATTGCGGTGTGCACCGCGCGCGCTGAAAAGGCCGGCGCGCCGACCCTGATCTTTGACGAGATCGACGCCGGCGTGGGTGGCGCCGTGGCCGAGACCGTGGGCCGCCTGATGCAACAACTGGGGCGCGAACGCCAGGTGCTGGCTGTCACCCATCTGCCGCAGGTAGCGGCCTGCGCCGATGCCCACTGGGTGGTCAGCAAGGCCAGCTCGGCCGTCGGCGTGACTTCCCAGGTGCGCCCGGTTCGCGGCGAAGATCGCGTGCAGGAGATCGCGCGCATGCTGGGCGGCGCCACGCGCAGCGAGGCCGGCCTGGCCCATGCGCAGGAACTGTTGGAAGGGGCGGCACGATGA